Genomic DNA from Raphanus sativus cultivar WK10039 unplaced genomic scaffold, ASM80110v3 Scaffold1006, whole genome shotgun sequence:
GTGGGTTCTAGACACATGAGCATCTTATCATATGTGTCCAAGGAGAGAATGGTTCTCAGAGTATGAGGCAGTGACTGATGGCAAGATCAAGATGGCAAATGACTTTGCTTGCGATGTTGCAGGAATCGGTTCTATAAAGCTCAGAGCACATGGTGGTAAAGTTTGCACATTAACCAGAGTTAGACATGTTCCAGCTATGTCCAAGAACTTGATCTCAGTTAGTCTTTTGGATAGCAGAGGTTTCAAGTATTCAGGTGGAGATGGGGTTCTGAGTGTCTACAGGGTTCAGATGTGATTCTGAGAGGTTTCATTCATGGTACTCTGTATTTGTTGGAAGGTTCTACAGTTTCAGCAAATGGTCTGGAATTCTGTTCATCAGAGTTCAGTCAGTTTTGTAAGGATGCAAGAGCTACTAAGAATCTTACAATCAGGGATACACCAAAGAAGAATGGTGTAGCAAAGAGAATTAACCAAACTTTGTATGAGAGAGTGAGGTGCACACTTTCAAATAATGGTTCGGAGAAGATGTTATGGGCTACAGAGGGTTTTGACAAGCAGGTGGAGCTGCAGGAAGTGCAGTCGGATCAACAATGTCGGTCGACGACAAATTATCTGTGTCTATCGACTTCAGATGatcagtgtcgatcgacgacagATCaacaatgtcgatcgatgtcggatggtcagtgtcgatcgacgtcagacgaacagtatcgatcgatgtccgACAGCACAAGATCAATCAATCTGCAAGAAGAGATCGAGCGATCGTTGACTGATGAGGAGCAAAAGTCTTCTTATTCTGGAAATCAACATGTTGGGTCTGAAAAACGCAGTATTGCTAAAGACAGACCAAAGAGAGTTGATGTCAGGCCACCAACGAGATATCGATTTGAAGATATGGTGGGTTATGCACTACAGGTTGCAGAGGAAGTGGATACTTACGAGCCATCCACTTACAGAGAAGTTATTTCGAGTTATGCGTCTGAGAGATGGTTTGCTGCAATGGAAGCTGAAATGGAATCTTACGAGAAGAATCACACATGGAATCTGGTTACAATATTACTTGGGAGAAAGGTTGTGACTTGCAAGTGGTATAAGAGGTTGGATAGCTATAGGGTCAGTTTGGGCTACGACATGAATCCTTATGACTGTTGTATTTACATGAGCAAGATGGAGGATGTTTCGCATATCTATCCGGTGTTGTATATAGATATCAAGATGATAGTTGTCAATAAAATGTGTGATGTTCAGAAGTTGAAAGAGCTACTGAATTCTGAATGTAAGACTTTCTGGTACCTCAAGGGTACATCTGAGATTGGTTTTGTCTATAGAGACAAGACAAAgggaaatcgatcgacaccagcacttatgcatcgatcgatacgacAGTTTCAGAGACGCAAGATGATTGGTCAAAAGAGGTCAATCTGGTACCTTAAAGGTACATCTGATGTTGATCTTGTCTATGAAGACAAGGATCTGAGCCTGGTTATAGGCTATTCTGATTGGTATTATGCAGAAGATGTGGACAGTAGGAGATCTATGATTGGTTATGTATTTACTCTGGGTAGTTCTGTTGTGAGCTGGAAGGCGACTTTGCAGTCGACAGTGACTTTGTATACTACTGAGGCAGAGTACATGGCATTGACAGAAGCTGCTAAGGAGGCGATATGGTTAAGAGGGCTGGTCAGTGATCTTGGTCTTCATCATGATCAGGCTATTGTATTCTGTGATAGCTTGAGTGCTATCTATTTAGCCAAGGATCAGGTTCatcatgagagaaccaaacataTTGATGTAAGATACCGTTTTCtgagagaagaaaagaggaTTGAAGTGAAGAAGGTAGGAACACCTGATAATCCTGCAGATATGTTCACTAAGGTGGTTCCTCACAGCAAGTTCAAGCATTGTCTTGATTTGCTGAACATCTCAAGCTGTTAATCTGGCCCTGATGGGCATCTAGCCCTAAGGGGCATCTGGCTCTGAGGAGCATCTGAGTCCGACGGGACATCTGACGTCTGAGTTCGACGGAACATCTGAGGCAAAGAGGGAGTCTGGTACATCTGTATTCTGAGCACAGAGAAGTGCATTCTGGTACATCTGATTATGGAGGATTCAAGTCAAGGTGGAGATTTGTTGAAATATGCCTTGAATCTGCGAGCTGAGTTGTATCGGGCGATCCAGACGTCATGGATCGACGATATATGAAAGGAgagtatcgatcgatagacgTGTTGTCTCATCGGTCGATAATACCCAAATCCGAGAAATATGGAAAGTTTCATTAAAaactttcttatatatacatCTAGTGTTTTACCCTATTGTGTAGCACGAATTGTACTCTGAAAATCTAGCCTCTATTAATAAAGTACTCTTTTTGCCCGTGGACTAAACCCTAAGGATTAACCACGTTAAATCTCTGTGTCAATCCTTCTTATTCATTCATTTGTTAATCTATATCTTCTCACATTCGTCACAACACAAATTATTGTCTCTTTTTGTAGTACTTTTTTTGTCACCACTTGTTTAGTATAAAAATGGTGACAAAAACATTTTTCCAAGTTCATAAAAAGtcaaattattataattgttaccCTTTTGAAGCTTCGAGAAAATTTTCTCCATTTGCGTTTCCTCTTTcaagtataaaaataatatagtgTTCgtgttttatatgtataatcTTCATGATAACAAAACTGattaagttgtttaaaaataaaaaaattgattacaTTCTGCATTTCAATGTAGacttaaagaaagaaaaaaatcttgaaCCGCCTCTACAGATACCTTCTGCGATCAGATCTCTCTCACTCAAGCACATAGGCGATCAGATCTCTCTCACTCTCATTTGGCGCATGAAT
This window encodes:
- the LOC108839596 gene encoding uncharacterized protein LOC108839596 → MSDSTRSINLQEEIERSLTDEEQKSSYSGNQHVGSEKRSIAKDRPKRVDVRPPTRYRFEDMVGYALQVAEEVDTYEPSTYREVISSYASERWFAAMEAEMESYEKNHTWNLVTILLGRKVVTCKWYKRLDSYRVSLGYDMNPYDCCIYMSKMEDVSHIYPVLYIDIKMIVVNKMCDVQKLKELLNSECKTFWYLKGTSEIGFVYRDKTKGNRSTPALMHRSIRQFQRRKMIGQKRSIWYLKGTSDVDLVYEDKDLSLVIGYSDWYYAEDVDSRRSMIGYVFTLGSSVVSWKATLQSTVTLYTTEAEYMALTEAAKEAIWLRGLVSDLGLHHDQAIVFCDSLSAIYLAKDQVHHERTKHIDVRYRFLREEKRIEVKKVGTPDNPADMFTKVVPHSKFKHCLDLLNISSC